The sequence below is a genomic window from Arsenicicoccus dermatophilus.
GGGTGATGGCGGGCTTCGGGGTCAGACCGGTGGTGGTGGAGGAGGTGGTCGTCACGGTGGCGCCGGTGGGCGACGTCGCGGACGCCGAGGCGGTGTTCCTGACCGCGCCGGAGTTCATGTCCGCCAGCGTGACCGAGTAGGTCTGCGTGATCTGGCACTCGCGCGTCTCGCCGGGCTTCATCGGCTCGGCCTGGTTCGGGTACCTCGTCTGGTCGGCGGCCGGCGGCCCGCAGACCGCCCCGCTGATGCCCAGCTTGGCGTCGCTGACCCTCGGGTTGGTCAGGGTCTGGGTGCCGGTGTTGGTGATCGAGAAGGTGTAGGTGATCGTGTCACCCTGGCTCGGCCCGGCCGGCGCCGCGGCGTCGACCAGCGAGCCCGCGGTCTTCTTCAGCGCGAGCGTCGAGCTGGGCAGCAGCGCCGTCGAGGTGACGTCGGTGTTGGTCACCGCCGCACCCGTGGGCGGGGTGCCCGAGACCTGGACGTGGTTGTCCCCGGTGCCCTTGTCGATGTCGGCCTGCTGGATCGTGTAGGTGAACGTGTTGCAGGTCAGCGAGCCGCCCGGCGGGATGGGTCCGCCGCCCGCGCAGGGCGCGGTGATGCCGTACGTCAGGTCCTTGACGGTGATGGTCGACAGGGTGACGTTGCCGGTGTTGTAGACGACGAAGTGGAAGGTGATGGTGTCGCCGGCGTCGACCCGGCCGGTGCCGTTGGCGTCGACGACGGGGTCGGCGCTCTTGTCGATCGCGATGGCCGGGGCCGAGGTGATCGTGTCGGTGACCTCGTCGGTGGCAGTGAGCGTCTGCAGCCCGGGCGTCAGCGCGGACACCTGGACGGCGTTGACGACCTTGCCCGCGTCGGCGTCCGCCGCGGTCAGCACGTAGTTGTAGGCGGGGCACGAGCGGGTGGCGCCCGGCGCGAGCGACCCGGTGCCGCAGGCGAGGTTGGTGAGCCCCAGCTTGGCGTCCGTCATACGGACGTCGGACAGGGTCGTGCTCCCGGTGTTGGTGACGGTGAAGGTGTAGCGGATCGTGTCACCGGTGTCCTGGCGCCCGTTGCCGTTCGCGTCGACGATGCCGCCGGAGACCTTGTCCACGGCCAGCGACTCGGTCGGGGTCAGGGAGGTCGTGGTCTGGTCGGTCGCCCCCACGGTCGTCCCCTGCGGGGAGCGGCCCTGGGCCGAGGCGGTGTTCTGCACCGAGCCGGCGTCGGCGTCGGCCTGCGTGACCGTGTAGGTCACGGCCGGGCAGGTGCGCGTCGCCCCCGGGGCCAGCCCGCCCGTGCCGCAGGGCACCAGGAGCAGGTTGAGCGTCGGGTCGGAGATCGTCACCGGGTCGAGGGTGACGTTGCCGGTGTTGGTCACCACGAAGCTGTAGCTGATGGTGTCGCCGGCGTCCTGGCGCTTGTCGCCGTTGGCGTCGACGAGCGGGCCCGCGACCTTGTCCAGGGACAGGCTCGGGACGAGCGTCAGGTCGCGGGAGACCGTGCTCGAGGCCGTGGCCGTCTTGCCCGTGGCGGACACCCCGGTGGCGGTGGCCGTGTTCACGAGCGTCCTGCCGTCCAGGTCGGCCTGCGTCAGCGTGTACCGACCCTGCGAGCAGGTGGCCGTCGCCCCGGGCGCCAGCGGCAGCGGGGTGCAGCCGGTGAGCGGGGTCGAGCCGAGGCGCGGGTCGCTGATGGACAGCTGGTTGATCGTCTCGGCACCGGTGTTCGTCACCTGGAAGCCGTAGTTGACGACGTCACCCGCGTCGGTGCGGCCGTTGCCGTTGATGTCGGTCCGCGACAGCAGCGTCTTGGTCAGCGAGATGAGCACCGACCCCGACGTGGTCGTGGACGTGCCGTCGGTGCTGGTGTAGGTCTTGCCCGCCGGGTCGGTGACGGAGGCGGTCGCGTTGTTGACCGCCGAGCCCGCGTCGATGTCCGACTGGGTGAGGACGTATGTCGTGGAAGAGCAGACCAGGGTCTGGCCCGGCTCGACGGTGCCCGTGCTGCAGGTGGCCTTGACGACGTTGGCCTTCGGGTCGTCCAGGGTGACGAAGGACAGGGTGACCGTCCCGGTGTTCTTGACCGAGAAGCCGTACACGACCTCGTCACCGACGTCGACGCCGTTGCCGTCCTTGTCGACCACCGAGGAGGCGGTCTTGTCGAAGACGTAGTTCACCTTGGGGGCCAGCGAGACGTCGTTGACGTCCTTGGCCGTCACCGGTGCCCCGACGGGCGGGGTGCCCTGGACCGAGGCTTCGTTGTGCACGGTGCCGGCGTTCATGTCGGCCTGGGTGAGGACGTAGTTGGCCACGTAGCAGGTGGTGGTCCGGCCCGGGTCGAGGATCGGCTGGTCGCAGACCCGTCCCGTGAGACCGAGCTTGGCGTCGGTCAGGTTGAGCAGGTTGAGCGTGACGTTGCCGGTGTTGGTGACCAGGAAGGTGTACGTGATGGTGTCACCGGCGTTCGGGGTGACGCCGTCACCGTTGTCGGCCACGGCGGAGGACTGCTTGTCCAGCGCCAGGGTGGGGGTCTGCGTCAGCAGCACCTGGTCGGTGTCCTGACCAGTCACGGTGGTCTTCTTCGGGTCCAGCCCCGCGACGGTCGCGGTGTTGTCCACGCGACCGGCGTCGAGGTCGGCCTGGGTCAGCGTGTAGGCCTTCGACGGGCAGGACGCCGTCGCGCCGGGCGCCAGGGTGGCCGCGCACAGCACGTTGGACATGCCGACCTTGGGGTCCGAGACGGTGACGCCGGTCAGGGTGGTGGCCCCGGTGTTCGTGACCGAGAAGGAGTAGGTCACGGTGTCACCCGCGCTCGGCCCGGCCGGCTGCGCCGAGTCGACCAGGGCGCCGTGGGTCTTGTCCACGGTCACCTGCGAGGTGGGTGTCAGGGCGCGGCTGGTGCTGTCGTCGAGGGAGCGTACGACCTGCGCTTCCGGGCCGACGGCCGTGACGTGGGCGGTGTTGGTGATCGACCCCGCGTCGATGTCGGCCTGCGTCAGCGTGTAGGTCTGCGCCGCGCCGTAGCACCAGTCCCCCTGGCCCGGTGCCAGGCCGTTCGGGTGCTGCTGGTCCAGCCACTGGCAGTAGGTCGAGCCGCTGGTGCTCGTGGTCGGGTCGAGCCGGGAGTCGAGGAGGTCGACGTGGTGCAGCGTCGTGGTCCCGGAGTTGATCACCCAGAAGCGATAGGTCACGGTGTCGCCCGCGTCCAGCCCGTTGCCGTCGACGTCGGTGAGCCCGATGTCGGTCTTGTCCAGGGTCACCTTGGTGGCGCCGGACGTCGCGGTGGTGGTGCTGTCGGGGGCGGAGGTGACCGGGGCGCCCTTGGGGTCGGTACCCGAGGCCGTGGCCTTGTTGGTCACGGCACCGCTGTCCACGTCGGTCTGGGTCAGGGTGTACGTCTGGGCCGAGCAGACCCGGCTGGCACCGGCGGCCAGGGGCGTCACGCCGCAGGCCAGGTTCTGGGCCTTGACCAGCGGGTCGGTGTAGGTCACGTTGCTGATCGACACGGTGCCGGTGTTGATCACCGTGAAGTAGTACGTAAGGGTGTCGCCCGCGTCAGGTCCGTTGCCGTCCAGGTCCATCAGCTGGCCTGCGGTCTTGTCGATGGTCAGGCCCGGCGTCTTCGCGAGGGCGTCGGTGACCGCACCCGTCGCGGTGACGGCGCTGCCCGTGGTGGGCGTCCCCGTGGCGGTGACCGCGTTGGTGACGGTCCCGGCGTCGAGGTCGGCCTGGGTGAGGGTGTAGGTCGTCTTCGCCACCGCGATGGTGCAGGTGGCCTGGCCGCCCGGGGTCAGGGTGCCGGTGCAGGGCTCGTTGGACAGGCCCAGCCTGGGGTCGGTGATGGCGACCGAGCTCAGGGTCGTGGTCCCGGTGTTCGTGACCACGAAGGTGTAGCCGATCGTGTCGCCGACGCTGTTGCGGCCGTCACCCGAGGCGTCCACGACGCCCCCGGACTGCTTGACCACGCTCAGGGTGGTCGACCGGGTCACGGGGGTGGCCGTGCCGTCCGCGCCGGAGAGGACCTGGCCCTTGGGGGTGGTGGCCGAGGAAGTGGCCGAGTTGTCGACCGAGCCACGGTCCACGTCCGCCTGCGTCAGCGTGTAGACGCGGGTCAGGCAGGTGATCGTCGCGCCCGGTGCGACCGACGTGGCGCCGCAGGAGCTGTTGGTCAGGCCCAGCATCGAGTCGGTGACCGCCGGGGTGAGCGTGACGTTGCCGGTGTTGACGATCACAAAGGTGTAGGTGATCGTGTCGCCGGGTCCGGTCTTGCCGTCGCCGTTGTCGACGATCGGCCCGGCCTGCTTGTCGAAGACGTACGACGGGGTCGACGCCACCGTGGTGGTGGTGCTGCCGGGGCCGGTCACCGTGGTGCCGTCGGGCTTCGTCCCCGAGGCCACGGCGGTGTTCGTCACCAGGCCGGCGTCGGCGTCCGCCACCGCGAGGGTGTAGGGCGCCGAGATCTGGCAGTCGCGGCTCGCGCCCGGCGCCAGCGCGCCGGTCCCGCAGGCCACGGCGGACAGACCCAGCTTAGTGTCGGTCACGGTCACCGGGTCCAGGCTCACGGTCCCGGAGTTGGTCACCTTGAAGGTGTAGGTGATCGTGTCGCCGGCACCGACCTGCCCGTCACCGTTGGTGTCGGTCAGGGCGCCGGCGGTCTTCGCCAGCGTGATGCCCGAGCTCTGGGTCACGGTCACGTCGGCGGTGTCGCCGCCTTGCACGACCGTGCCCTGCGGCGAGGTGCCCGCGATGGTCGCGGCGTTGTGCACCAGGCCGGCGTCGATGTCGGCCTGCGTCAGGGTGTACGTCGCCGGGGTGCAGCTGCGCTGGGTGCCCGCCGCCAGCGGGGTGGAACCGCAGGCCACGTTCAGCTTGAGCAGGGTGTCGGTCAGGACGAGGTCGCTCAGCGACACCGTGCCGGTGTTCTGGACCACGAACTGGTAGGTGATGGTGTCACCCACGTCGACCTTGTTGGTGCCGTTGGCGTCCACGATGGACCCGGCGATCTTGTCCAGCGTCACGCTCGGAGTGGGCGCGACCGGGGTCGTGGCGGTGCCGTTCGCCTTGACCTGCTGACCGGAGTTGGTCAGACCCGACACGGTCGCGGCGTTGTCGACCCGACCGGCGTTCGCGTCGGCCGCGGTGATGGTGTATGTCACCGGGGCGGTGGTGCAGGTGCGGGTCTCGCCGCCGGCCAGCGGGCCGGTCCCGCAATCGACGTTGGTCAGGCCGAGCTTGGTGTCGTTGAGCTTGATGCTGTTGAGCGTGACCGAGCCGGTGTTGGTCACCGTGAAGGTGTACTGCACCGTGTCGCCGGCGTCCTGCTTGCCGTCGTTGTTCGCGTCGACGTAGTTGCCCACCTGCTTGACCAGGCTCATCGACTGGGTCGGCGACAGCGGCACGGACGCGGAGGCGGTGCCAGGCACGACCGTCTTGTCGGGCGCCAGGGCGCTCGCGGTCGCGGTGTTGTTGACCATGCCCAGGTCGATGTCGGCCTGGGTGATCGTGTAGGCCGGGGAGGTGCAGGTGATCGAGGCGCCGGGCGCCACGGTGCCGCTGCCGCACACCACTCCCGCCATACCGATCTTGTTGTCGGTGATGGCGACCGAGCTGAGCGTAACGGTTCCGGTGTTGGTGACGGTGAAGGTGTAGCTCACCCGGTCACCGGCGTCCTGCTTGCCGGTGCCGTTGCTGTCGACCACCGAGCCGGCGGTCTTGGTGAAGCTGTATGCCGGTCGGGTCGTGACCGGGATGGTCACGCTGTCGGAGGCGGTCAGCGCCGCACCGATCGGCGGCTGCCCGGAGACGGTCGCGGTGTTGACGATCTGCGCGGCGTCCAGGTCGCTCTGGGAGACCGTGTAGGCCCGCCCGGCCGTGGAGGCGAAGCAGTACTGCGACTCGCCCGGGGCCAGGGTCCCGGTGCCGCACCGCACGGTGGCGAGGCCGAGCTTGGCGTCGGTGATCGTCAGGTCGGACAGGGTCACCGTCCCGGTGTTGGTCACGTAGAAGCGGTAGGTGACCGTGTCACCGGCGCTGTTGCGACCGTCGCCGTTGGTGTCCACGACCGCGCTGGCCGTCTTGTCCAGGACCAGCCCACGCTGCTGGGTGATCGGGGTGGAGGTCGTGTCGGGGGTGGAGGTCACCGGGGCGCTGCTCGGGGCCGGTCCGGTGGCCGAGGCCGTGGCGGAGTTGTCGTAGGTGCCCGCGTCGATGTCGGCCTGGGTCAGGACGGAGGTCTTCTGGAAGCACTCACGGGCGACGCCCGGGTCCAGCGGGGTGGCCGGGTTGCACGCCTGACCGGTCAGCTGGAGCTTGGTGTCGGTCACCGTGGGGCTGTACAGCGTGAGCGTGCCGGTGTTGGTGATCACGTAGGTGAAGGTGATGGTGTCACCGGCGTCTGTCTTGCCGTTGGCGTTCGCGTCGGCGATGACCCCGGCCTGCTTGTCGAGCGCGATGCTCGGCGGCTGGATCGGGTAGGTCGACGGGATCGTCGAGAAGGTCGTGCGCTCGGTGTCCGAGCCGGACACCTGGGCGCCGCTCGGCGGGGTGCCGATCGCGGTGGCGGTGTTGACCAGGGTGTCGGCGTTGATGTCCGCCTGGGTGATCGAGTACGTCCTGCTGACGGTGCAGGTCCTGGTGTCGCCCGGCAGCAGCGTGCCCACGCCGCAGTCCACGGCGTTGAGGCCGAGCTTGGTGTCGGTGACAGTGACCGGGTTGAGGGTCACGGTGCCGGTGTTGGTGACCACGAAGGTGTAGGTCAGCGTGTCACCGGCGTCCGGGCCGTTCTTGTCCGGGTCGGACAGCGCGCTGGTGCGCTTGTCCAGGGTCAGGCCCGGGGCGGTGGTGAAGGCCGTCGACGTGGCGTCGGTGCTGGTCACCGTGCGCCCGCTGGTCGGGTTGGTCGCCGTCGTCGTGGCGGAGTTGTTGACCGCGCCGGCGTCCACGTCGGCCTGGGTCAGCGTGTAGGTCTTGGCGGTGCAGGTGCGGGACTGGCCGGGCGCCAGCGGGCTGGTGTCGCCGGCGTCGCAGACCTGTCCGGTCCACCCGACCTTGGCGTCGGTGACCGTGACCGGGGTCAGTGACACGTTGCCGGTGTTGGTGACGGTGAAGGTGTAGGCGATCTGGTCGCCCGCGGTCACGGTGCCGCTCTTGTCCACGTCGACGACGCCGGCGGTGGAGCCGAGACCGCCGCTCTGCGGGGTGACGGCCTTGTCCAGCGTGATGGCGGGGACGGCCTGGATCGGGACGTCGGCCATGCTCGTGGCCCTGGCCTGGGTGGCGGCCGGGTCGGAGCCGGTGCCGGTGGCGGAGGCGTCGTTGTGCACGTTGGCGGCGTCGACGTCGGCCTGGGTGATCTGGTAGGTCACCGGGGTGCAGTCGCGGGACTGACCCGGCTCGAGGGGCGAGGTGCTCCGGGCGTCGCACACCCGGTCGGTCAGGCCCAGCTTGGCGTCGGTCAGGGTGACGGCGGCGAGCGACACGTTGCCGGTGTTGACGACCTGGAAGGAGTAGGTCACCGAGTCCCCGACGTTGCGGACGCCGTCACCGTTGACGTCGGTGTAGGCCGCGGTCTTGGCCAGGGTCAGGGCGACCTGGGCCGGGATCGTGGTGGACTCGCTGTCGGTGGACGTGACGTCCGCGTTCTGCGGGGAGAAGCCGTGGATGGTGGCGGTGTTGTCCAGCGTCCCGGAGTTCACGTCCGCCTGGGTGACCGTGTAGGTGTAGTCGTTGCAGCTCGCGGTGGCACCGGGTGCCAGACCGCCCGCGAAGCAGGAGGTGTAGTTCTGCGCCAGCTTGGCGTCGACGAGCTGGACATTGCTCAGCGTGACGTTCCCGGTGTTGGTCACCGTGAAGCGGTAGGTGATCTTGTCACCGATGTCGATGCGGCCGTTGGCGTTGACGTCGATGAACGGCGAGGTGGCCGGCGTCGTCGACGCGAGCGTCTGCTTGTTCAGCAGGATGCTGGGAGTCGTGGTGACCGGCACGGTGGCGGTCGCCGGCCCCTCGGCGAGGGCGCCCGAGGGCGCGTTGCCCTTGGCGCGCGCGGTGTTGTCGACCTTGCCCGCGTCGATGTCGGCCTGGGTCAGCTTGTAGGTCACGGTGACGCCGCAGGCGCGGGAGGCGCCGGGGGCGAGCGGCCCGGTGCCGCAGGCGACGGCGGCCTGGGAGATCTTGGTGTCGGTGATCGAGATCTGGTCCAGGGTCACCGACCCGGTGTTCTTGACCGAGAAGGAGTAGTCGACGGTGTCACCGGGGTCGGTGACGCCGTTGCCGTTGCTGTCCTTGACCTGGGTGGCCGTCTTGGTGAGCGCGAGCAGCGGCGCGGCGCCGATCGTGGTCGACGCGGCGTCCTGCGCGCTGATCTCGTTGCCGACCGGCGGCTGGGCGTAGGCGTAGGCGGTGTTGTTGACCGCTCCGGAGTCCACGTCGGTCTGGGTCAGGGTGTAGGTGTAGGGCGTGCAGGCGCGGGTGTTCCCCGGGGCCAGGGAGCCGGTGCCGCAGGCGAGGCGGTTCAGGCCCAGGCGGGCGTCGGTGAGCACCAAGGTGCTCAGCGACACCGAGCCGGTGTTCTTGACCGAGAAGGAGTAGGTGATGGTGTCACCGGCGTCGGTGAGGCCGTTGTTGTTGGCGTCGATG
It includes:
- a CDS encoding DUF11 domain-containing protein, with protein sequence MLYNSITLSGASETSLTNNAACVNPPVRTAVFDAAKSAGVVNGPAADGTYTVSYTVTVKNTGQVDGQYGALTDRPQFASNIAVDSATWTTSGPAVPAGTGATGAGPYTLAPAGTTLQAGGTHTYTVLVKFHYTDSNQAVACNTQQPGTGLYNSVALPGTQDAVTTNNVACVPPPLPPVPSLQLTKSAAPIVDVNGNRLQDAGDTITYTFTIKNTGLVNLTNLRITDSKLGISALTCNSSVTTLAPGDSVTCSPSRSYTITASDVTNGKVDNTATATGQDPQGRQATGTASKTMTISAGPKIDLAKTVSSVVDTNNDGRQNAGDTVTYTFTVTNTGNLPIANVLVTDTKLGVTNLSCGDVAVGATITCPTKAHVLTQAEIDAGKVDNTASASGTASDNSSVTATGSASLTVPPSPSILLDKKASATIVDVNKNGVTDVGDQLTYSFTVTNTGTVTLAPVTVNDSKLGINNTCAGSLAPGATVDCPTATHSITQADLDSGTYDNAASASGTSPSGSVVLSTDNASSTVQGTSALTLDKTAGSVIDANNNGLTDAGDTITYSFSVKNTGSVSLSTLVLTDARLGLNRLACGTGSLAPGNTRACTPYTYTLTQTDVDSGAVNNTAYAYAQPPVGNEISAQDAASTTIGAAPLLALTKTATQVKDSNGNGVTDPGDTVDYSFSVKNTGSVTLDQISITDTKISQAAVACGTGPLAPGASRACGVTVTYKLTQADIDAGKVDNTARAKGNAPSGALAEGPATATVPVTTTPSILLNKQTLASTTPATSPFIDVNANGRIDIGDKITYRFTVTNTGNVTLSNVQLVDAKLAQNYTSCFAGGLAPGATASCNDYTYTVTQADVNSGTLDNTATIHGFSPQNADVTSTDSESTTIPAQVALTLAKTAAYTDVNGDGVRNVGDSVTYSFQVVNTGNVSLAAVTLTDAKLGLTDRVCDARSTSPLEPGQSRDCTPVTYQITQADVDAANVHNDASATGTGSDPAATQARATSMADVPIQAVPAITLDKAVTPQSGGLGSTAGVVDVDKSGTVTAGDQIAYTFTVTNTGNVSLTPVTVTDAKVGWTGQVCDAGDTSPLAPGQSRTCTAKTYTLTQADVDAGAVNNSATTTATNPTSGRTVTSTDATSTAFTTAPGLTLDKRTSALSDPDKNGPDAGDTLTYTFVVTNTGTVTLNPVTVTDTKLGLNAVDCGVGTLLPGDTRTCTVSRTYSITQADINADTLVNTATAIGTPPSGAQVSGSDTERTTFSTIPSTYPIQPPSIALDKQAGVIADANANGKTDAGDTITFTYVITNTGTLTLYSPTVTDTKLQLTGQACNPATPLDPGVARECFQKTSVLTQADIDAGTYDNSATASATGPAPSSAPVTSTPDTTSTPITQQRGLVLDKTASAVVDTNGDGRNSAGDTVTYRFYVTNTGTVTLSDLTITDAKLGLATVRCGTGTLAPGESQYCFASTAGRAYTVSQSDLDAAQIVNTATVSGQPPIGAALTASDSVTIPVTTRPAYSFTKTAGSVVDSNGTGKQDAGDRVSYTFTVTNTGTVTLSSVAITDNKIGMAGVVCGSGTVAPGASITCTSPAYTITQADIDLGMVNNTATASALAPDKTVVPGTASASVPLSPTQSMSLVKQVGNYVDANNDGKQDAGDTVQYTFTVTNTGSVTLNSIKLNDTKLGLTNVDCGTGPLAGGETRTCTTAPVTYTITAADANAGRVDNAATVSGLTNSGQQVKANGTATTPVAPTPSVTLDKIAGSIVDANGTNKVDVGDTITYQFVVQNTGTVSLSDLVLTDTLLKLNVACGSTPLAAGTQRSCTPATYTLTQADIDAGLVHNAATIAGTSPQGTVVQGGDTADVTVTQSSGITLAKTAGALTDTNGDGQVGAGDTITYTFKVTNSGTVSLDPVTVTDTKLGLSAVACGTGALAPGASRDCQISAPYTLAVADADAGLVTNTAVASGTKPDGTTVTGPGSTTTTVASTPSYVFDKQAGPIVDNGDGKTGPGDTITYTFVIVNTGNVTLTPAVTDSMLGLTNSSCGATSVAPGATITCLTRVYTLTQADVDRGSVDNSATSSATTPKGQVLSGADGTATPVTRSTTLSVVKQSGGVVDASGDGRNSVGDTIGYTFVVTNTGTTTLSSVAITDPRLGLSNEPCTGTLTPGGQATCTIAVAKTTYTLTQADLDAGTVTNAVTATGTPTTGSAVTATGAVTDALAKTPGLTIDKTAGQLMDLDGNGPDAGDTLTYYFTVINTGTVSISNVTYTDPLVKAQNLACGVTPLAAGASRVCSAQTYTLTQTDVDSGAVTNKATASGTDPKGAPVTSAPDSTTTATSGATKVTLDKTDIGLTDVDGNGLDAGDTVTYRFWVINSGTTTLHHVDLLDSRLDPTTSTSGSTYCQWLDQQHPNGLAPGQGDWCYGAAQTYTLTQADIDAGSITNTAHVTAVGPEAQVVRSLDDSTSRALTPTSQVTVDKTHGALVDSAQPAGPSAGDTVTYSFSVTNTGATTLTGVTVSDPKVGMSNVLCAATLAPGATASCPSKAYTLTQADLDAGRVDNTATVAGLDPKKTTVTGQDTDQVLLTQTPTLALDKQSSAVADNGDGVTPNAGDTITYTFLVTNTGNVTLNLLNLTDAKLGLTGRVCDQPILDPGRTTTCYVANYVLTQADMNAGTVHNEASVQGTPPVGAPVTAKDVNDVSLAPKVNYVFDKTASSVVDKDGNGVDVGDEVVYGFSVKNTGTVTLSFVTLDDPKANVVKATCSTGTVEPGQTLVCSSTTYVLTQSDIDAGSAVNNATASVTDPAGKTYTSTDGTSTTTSGSVLISLTKTLLSRTDINGNGRTDAGDVVNYGFQVTNTGAETINQLSISDPRLGSTPLTGCTPLPLAPGATATCSQGRYTLTQADLDGRTLVNTATATGVSATGKTATASSTVSRDLTLVPSLSLDKVAGPLVDANGDKRQDAGDTISYSFVVTNTGNVTLDPVTISDPTLNLLLVPCGTGGLAPGATRTCPAVTYTVTQADADAGSVQNTASAQGRSPQGTTVGATDQTTTSLTPTESLAVDKVSGGIVDANGNGRQDTGDTIRYTFTVTNTGSTTLSDVRMTDAKLGLTNLACGTGSLAPGATRSCPAYNYVLTAADADAGKVVNAVQVSALTPGLQTLTATDEVTDTITSAPAIAIDKSADPVVDANGTGRVDAGDTITFHFVVYNTGNVTLSTITVKDLTYGITAPCAGGGPIPPGGSLTCNTFTYTIQQADIDKGTGDNHVQVSGTPPTGAAVTNTDVTSTALLPSSTLALKKTAGSLVDAAAPAGPSQGDTITYTFSITNTGTQTLTNPRVSDAKLGISGAVCGPPAADQTRYPNQAEPMKPGETRECQITQTYSVTLADMNSGAVRNTASASATSPTGATVTTTSSTTTGLTPKPAITLDKTASAVDPGTDGVVNVGDTVTYTFAVTNSGNVTLDPVTINDGRANLTNATCSQASVDPGVTVTCAVVGYKLTQADIDAGSVVNNATASGVAPDGSVVTGPDSTATTVNATSGIALTKTASPINNANGNTMQDAGDTIVYTFTVRNTGSTTLNPVTVTDDKLGLVKEACGSGPLAPGEVRTCPLTVAKTTYVVQQGDVDAQQVVNHATAYGKPPSGAEVTAPASTTTPISHTPALTFDKVAGTLVDLDGNGPDAGDTITYTFTVTNVGNVTANNVQLTDTLLAPTPLPCGSTGLAPGQTRSCSAVTYTLTQADADRGTVDNSASVTGTDLVGKPIVSPTDTTSTALVTASTVRLTKSAGSVVDANNDGRVDAGDTVTYRFQVTNTGTTTLGTVTVTDAALGLSGATCTNITSLAPGASAYCFPSGVTHALTQAEIDLGKLTNNASVAALDPAKTVVQGTSSVTTTYPPINTLSLDKAVGLWTDTNKNGVKDAGDTIEFTFSVTNTGTTTLKTVTYSDAKLGIASLACGTAPLAPGSP